A genomic stretch from Hymenobacter psoromatis includes:
- a CDS encoding enoyl-CoA hydratase has product MTASFDNLLYDLDAATGILTITVNRPTKLNALNAATIGELGEAIEHARADEAVRGILLTGSGEKAFVAGADIAELAALSGPGAQDASARGQAVFRRYETSPKPVVAAVNGFALGGGCELAMACHLRVASENARFGQPEVNLGLLPGYGGTQRLVQLVGKGKALELLLTADQVKADEALRLGLANHVVPQTELLDFCKSLLLKILSKAPVAVGLTIACVNTYFDEGGEAGYTAEAEAFGQAFGTADFKEGTAAFLEKRPASFRGN; this is encoded by the coding sequence ATGACTGCTTCTTTCGATAACCTGCTGTATGACCTGGATGCCGCCACTGGCATTCTGACCATCACCGTGAACCGCCCAACCAAACTCAACGCCCTCAACGCGGCCACGATTGGCGAGCTTGGCGAGGCCATCGAGCACGCGCGGGCCGACGAGGCCGTGCGCGGCATTTTGCTCACTGGCAGCGGCGAAAAAGCATTCGTAGCTGGGGCCGACATCGCCGAGCTGGCAGCGCTGAGCGGGCCAGGCGCGCAAGACGCCTCCGCGCGGGGCCAGGCCGTGTTTCGGCGCTACGAAACGAGCCCCAAGCCCGTCGTGGCGGCCGTCAACGGCTTTGCGCTGGGAGGAGGCTGCGAGCTGGCAATGGCCTGCCACCTGCGGGTAGCTTCGGAAAACGCCCGCTTTGGGCAGCCCGAAGTGAACCTGGGCCTGCTGCCCGGCTATGGCGGCACGCAGCGCCTGGTGCAGCTCGTGGGCAAGGGCAAAGCGCTGGAACTGCTGCTCACGGCCGACCAGGTGAAAGCCGACGAAGCCCTGCGCCTGGGCCTGGCCAACCACGTAGTGCCGCAAACCGAGTTGCTAGATTTTTGTAAAAGTTTGCTACTCAAAATTTTGAGCAAAGCTCCCGTTGCTGTGGGGCTCACAATTGCCTGCGTAAATACCTATTTTGACGAGGGCGGCGAGGCGGGCTACACAGCCGAGGCGGAGGCCTTTGGCCAGGCCTTCGGCACGGCCGACTTTAAGGAGGGCACGGCCGCGTTTCTGGAAAAGCGCCCGGCTAGCTTCAGGGGTAATTAA
- a CDS encoding mechanosensitive ion channel protein MscL, which translates to MGFVSEFKEFISKGNVLDLAVGVIIGAAFGKIVSSLTDDIIMPIVGMGLGHVDFSNIVAGPLKIGLFINAIINFLIIALIIFFIVKGANSINKKPEPVVVVNDPPAPSKEEVLLTQIRDALRSRV; encoded by the coding sequence ATGGGTTTTGTTTCTGAATTCAAAGAGTTCATTTCCAAGGGCAATGTGCTCGACCTGGCCGTTGGTGTTATCATTGGCGCGGCCTTTGGCAAAATCGTGTCGTCGCTGACCGACGACATCATTATGCCCATCGTGGGTATGGGCCTGGGGCACGTTGATTTTTCCAATATCGTAGCCGGCCCCCTGAAAATCGGTTTGTTTATCAACGCTATCATCAACTTCTTGATTATTGCCTTGATTATCTTCTTCATCGTGAAGGGGGCCAACAGCATAAATAAAAAACCCGAGCCGGTGGTGGTGGTTAACGACCCTCCCGCGCCTTCAAAAGAAGAAGTGCTGCTAACGCAAATCCGCGACGCGCTGCGTAGCCGCGTCTAA
- a CDS encoding translation initiation factor IF-2 — protein sequence MAEATPKRLLQAAKDLNIGIDRAVEALSRKGIAIENKPTTKLTGEQVSLLEKEFAASAQDKQDAERHTQARRQSELNAQSQAAAAKPALVAAPAPVAKPAPAPVAAPVVVAPAPAPVATPAPVVAVAPAPVVAAPAAAPVAPTPPVAAQPAISSEAPKAPGLKVLGKIELDSKGRVIPARPAAPAPAAAAPAPTPAPRPIPAPVAAAPVAPNPVAEAKLVPAPSTPAPVASAPAAAPAPSAPAPVAAAAPAVVATPVAPATPEAPAAPEAPATEEGTITAKADQLKGLTVLGKIQLPVDSSRRGPGGRGPRPVASSDVRKSGVGTNNQKKRQRLPAPGQPGGGNTTGTSTSTGQGGGYQGNRPSGGPGGNRPGGPGQGGNRPGPGGNRPGQSNNRPVTPQVPLTAEQNDKQIQEQIKATLAKLSGGKTNAAANRAKYRRDKRGMAAEEREALRAQNELDAKTLKLTEFISANDLASLMDVNVNEVIKVCLGMGMFVSINQRLDAEAITVIADEFGYDVEFLSAEEDEEPIDMSDAPEDLLPRAPIVTIMGHVDHGKTSLLDYIREASVAKGEAGGITQHIGAYEVKTKSGNPITFLDTPGHEAFTAMRARGAKVTDIAIIVIAADDSVMPQTREAINHAQAAGVPIIIALNKVDKPTANPEKIREELSQMNILVEEWGGKYQSQEVSAKSGIGVDELLEKVLLEAELLDLQANPNRNAVGTVIEAELDKGRGYVTTVLVQTGTLNVGDIVLAGPHYGRVKAMTDYRGKKKKLAGPATPVQVLGLTGAPQAGDRIQVMETEREARELATQRQQLAREQTIRTKKHITLDEIGRRLAIGSFKELNILVKGDVDGSVEALSDSLLKLSTPEVKVNILSKGVGAISESDVLLASASDAIIVGFQVRPSQSARRLAEQEQIDVRLYSIIYNAINEVKDAMEGMLAPTVHEIVVANAEVRQVFNITKVGTIGGCMVTDGSFNRKTRVRVVRNGIVQYTGEIQDLKRFKDDVSEVRQGYECGISVKNFNDLQEGDNIEGFEEQEIKRKL from the coding sequence ATGGCGGAAGCAACCCCGAAACGGCTCTTACAGGCAGCCAAAGACCTGAACATTGGCATCGACCGGGCTGTCGAGGCCCTTTCCCGCAAAGGGATTGCGATAGAAAACAAGCCCACAACCAAGCTCACTGGTGAGCAGGTGAGCCTGTTGGAGAAAGAATTCGCGGCTTCGGCTCAGGATAAGCAGGATGCCGAGCGCCACACCCAGGCCCGTCGTCAAAGTGAGCTAAACGCTCAGTCCCAGGCCGCTGCGGCCAAGCCTGCTCTCGTAGCGGCTCCCGCGCCGGTGGCTAAGCCTGCTCCTGCTCCAGTGGCTGCTCCCGTAGTAGTAGCGCCCGCGCCGGCTCCGGTGGCAACGCCTGCGCCGGTGGTGGCGGTAGCGCCTGCCCCGGTAGTAGCGGCTCCGGCTGCTGCCCCTGTGGCCCCTACCCCCCCAGTCGCCGCCCAACCCGCTATTTCTTCCGAAGCGCCCAAGGCTCCCGGCCTTAAGGTGCTGGGCAAAATCGAGTTAGATAGCAAGGGCCGCGTTATTCCGGCCCGCCCGGCTGCTCCGGCTCCGGCAGCAGCGGCACCCGCGCCTACCCCAGCTCCCCGACCGATACCAGCGCCAGTAGCAGCGGCTCCGGTAGCACCCAATCCGGTGGCCGAAGCCAAGCTGGTACCAGCTCCTAGCACGCCAGCACCTGTTGCGAGTGCTCCGGCGGCCGCACCGGCTCCCAGCGCGCCAGCACCCGTTGCGGCAGCGGCTCCGGCGGTCGTAGCAACGCCAGTAGCACCAGCTACTCCAGAAGCTCCGGCGGCCCCAGAAGCTCCGGCAACAGAGGAAGGCACTATCACGGCCAAGGCTGACCAGCTGAAAGGCCTGACGGTTTTGGGCAAGATTCAGCTGCCGGTTGACTCCAGCCGTCGTGGGCCCGGTGGCCGTGGGCCGCGCCCCGTGGCATCGTCCGACGTGCGCAAGAGCGGCGTGGGCACCAACAACCAGAAGAAACGCCAGCGCTTGCCTGCCCCTGGGCAACCCGGCGGTGGCAACACTACGGGCACCAGTACTAGCACCGGCCAAGGTGGTGGCTACCAGGGCAATCGCCCGAGTGGTGGCCCCGGTGGCAACCGCCCCGGTGGTCCCGGCCAAGGTGGCAATCGTCCGGGCCCCGGCGGCAACCGCCCCGGCCAGAGCAACAACCGCCCCGTTACCCCTCAGGTACCGCTGACAGCCGAGCAGAACGATAAGCAGATTCAGGAGCAAATCAAGGCGACGCTGGCCAAGCTGAGCGGTGGCAAAACCAATGCCGCCGCCAACCGCGCCAAGTATCGCCGCGACAAGCGGGGCATGGCGGCCGAAGAGCGCGAAGCCCTGCGTGCTCAGAACGAGCTAGATGCCAAAACCCTCAAGCTCACCGAGTTCATTTCGGCCAACGACCTTGCGTCGCTGATGGATGTGAACGTGAACGAGGTTATCAAGGTGTGCCTGGGTATGGGGATGTTCGTTTCCATCAACCAGCGCCTCGATGCCGAAGCCATTACGGTGATTGCCGACGAGTTTGGCTATGACGTAGAATTTCTGTCGGCAGAGGAAGACGAGGAGCCCATCGACATGAGTGATGCGCCCGAAGACTTGCTACCCCGCGCGCCCATCGTGACCATCATGGGCCACGTGGACCACGGCAAAACGTCGCTGCTGGACTACATCCGCGAAGCGAGCGTAGCTAAAGGCGAAGCTGGCGGTATTACGCAGCACATTGGTGCCTACGAAGTAAAAACCAAGTCGGGCAACCCCATTACGTTCCTGGATACGCCTGGTCACGAAGCCTTTACGGCCATGCGGGCCCGTGGTGCCAAGGTGACGGACATCGCCATTATCGTGATTGCGGCCGACGACTCGGTGATGCCCCAGACTCGGGAAGCCATCAACCACGCCCAGGCGGCGGGGGTACCGATTATCATCGCTCTTAATAAAGTAGATAAGCCCACGGCCAACCCTGAGAAAATCCGCGAAGAGCTTTCGCAGATGAATATCCTGGTGGAAGAGTGGGGTGGCAAGTACCAGAGCCAGGAAGTATCGGCCAAGTCGGGCATCGGCGTGGATGAGCTGCTTGAGAAGGTACTACTTGAAGCTGAACTACTTGATTTGCAAGCCAATCCTAACCGCAACGCGGTGGGCACGGTAATCGAAGCCGAGTTGGACAAAGGCCGTGGCTACGTGACTACCGTGCTGGTGCAGACTGGTACGCTGAACGTGGGTGACATTGTGCTGGCTGGCCCGCACTACGGCCGCGTGAAAGCCATGACCGACTACCGCGGCAAAAAGAAGAAGCTGGCGGGCCCCGCTACCCCCGTGCAGGTGCTGGGCCTCACTGGCGCTCCGCAGGCCGGTGACCGCATTCAGGTGATGGAAACGGAGCGTGAAGCCCGCGAACTGGCCACTCAGCGCCAGCAGTTGGCACGTGAGCAAACCATTCGCACCAAGAAGCACATCACCCTTGATGAGATTGGTCGCCGCCTGGCTATCGGTTCGTTTAAGGAGCTGAACATTCTGGTAAAAGGTGACGTGGACGGCTCGGTGGAAGCACTTTCCGACTCGCTGCTGAAGCTTTCTACTCCTGAAGTGAAGGTGAATATCCTGAGCAAGGGCGTGGGTGCCATCTCGGAAAGCGATGTGCTGCTGGCTTCGGCTTCCGATGCCATTATCGTCGGCTTCCAGGTTCGGCCCTCGCAGAGTGCCCGCCGCCTAGCCGAGCAGGAACAGATTGACGTGCGCCTGTACTCGATTATCTACAACGCCATCAATGAAGTGAAAGACGCTATGGAGGGCATGCTCGCCCCCACGGTGCACGAAATTGTGGTGGCCAACGCCGAAGTTCGCCAGGTATTCAACATCACCAAGGTTGGTACTATCGGCGGCTGTATGGTAACGGATGGCTCGTTTAACCGCAAAACCCGCGTGCGGGTAGTGCGCAACGGTATCGTGCAGTACACGGGCGAGATACAGGACCTCAAGCGCTTCAAAGACGACGTCTCGGAAGTGCGCCAAGGCTACGAATGCGGTATCTCAGTCAAAAACTTCAACGACCTGCAAGAAGGTGACAACATTGAGGGCTTCGAGGAGCAGGAAATCAAGCGCAAACTTTAA
- a CDS encoding ribosome maturation factor: MAQFDQTRIQQLLADSLGDSGLYVVGLTVSDSVMPKITVTLDGPNGLGIQECAQVTRRLNRGLEEAYGEEAAYSLEVTSPGADQPLTDPRQYNRHIGRSLALKLQDGTEKTGPLTAVTSEGIELEEVVKVRTKKTTLPAVFIPFGDIQQATVVISFK; the protein is encoded by the coding sequence ATGGCTCAATTTGACCAAACCCGCATTCAGCAATTGCTCGCCGACTCTTTGGGCGACAGCGGCTTATACGTGGTCGGCCTCACCGTGTCGGACTCGGTGATGCCCAAGATTACGGTTACCCTCGACGGGCCTAACGGCCTCGGCATTCAGGAGTGCGCCCAGGTGACGCGCCGCCTCAACCGCGGCCTCGAAGAGGCCTACGGCGAAGAGGCGGCCTACTCGCTCGAAGTGACTTCGCCGGGGGCCGACCAGCCCCTCACCGACCCGCGCCAGTACAACCGCCACATCGGCCGCAGCCTCGCGCTGAAGCTGCAGGACGGCACCGAGAAAACCGGCCCGCTCACCGCCGTCACGTCCGAAGGCATTGAGCTGGAAGAAGTTGTGAAAGTCAGAACCAAAAAAACCACGCTCCCGGCCGTCTTTATTCCTTTCGGGGACATTCAGCAGGCCACCGTTGTTATCTCTTTTAAGTAA
- a CDS encoding gamma-glutamyltransferase has protein sequence MVVSAHPIASRVGRDIMEQGGNAYDAAVAVQFALAVVLPVAGNVGGGGFIVYRDHAGPAGTLDFRETAPAAASRDMYLDASGNVVPGRSTAGALAVGTPGTVAGMEALHKKLGKLPWAKLVAPAVRLAAHGVALTDKEAAGLNRTQADFIKYNPGSPPVFVRPTPWQKGDTLKQPELAAVLQRVQSQGRAGFYQGRTAELILAEIKKGDGLVTQKDLDGYQPKWRDPLRGTYRGYDVITMPPPSSGGVALLQILQMLEPHDLAKLGYHTPAAVALITEAERRAYADRATYLGDPDFGKVPVVQLLEKSYNKQRSSTLRPDGQATPSADITAGPGLPRYESDQTTHYDIVDAQGNAVSCTTTLNGAYGSKVVVAGAGFLLNNEMDDFSSKAGVPNMYGLVGGTANAIAPGKRMLSSMTPTILAKGGKLALVTGSPGGSTIITTVLQSILAVVDYGANAEQTAAAPRLHHQWLPDQLDVEAGALTPAAEQTLQQKGFNPKPRNAWGRLDLIRVLPNGQLEGGADPRGDDAAVGY, from the coding sequence CTGGTGGTGTCGGCCCACCCGATAGCCTCTAGGGTAGGCCGCGACATTATGGAGCAGGGCGGCAATGCTTACGATGCGGCCGTGGCTGTGCAGTTTGCGCTGGCCGTGGTGCTGCCGGTGGCCGGCAACGTGGGCGGTGGCGGCTTCATCGTGTACCGTGACCACGCCGGCCCGGCTGGCACGCTTGACTTCCGCGAAACTGCGCCCGCCGCCGCCAGCCGCGACATGTACCTCGATGCCAGCGGCAACGTGGTGCCCGGCCGTAGCACCGCCGGCGCGCTGGCCGTGGGCACGCCCGGCACCGTGGCCGGCATGGAGGCCCTACACAAAAAGCTGGGCAAGCTCCCCTGGGCCAAGCTCGTAGCGCCGGCCGTGCGCCTAGCCGCCCACGGCGTGGCCCTCACCGACAAGGAAGCCGCCGGCCTCAACCGCACGCAGGCCGATTTTATTAAATACAACCCCGGTTCGCCACCCGTATTTGTTCGCCCTACCCCCTGGCAAAAGGGCGATACGCTCAAGCAGCCCGAGCTGGCGGCCGTGCTCCAGCGCGTGCAAAGCCAGGGGCGGGCGGGCTTCTACCAGGGCCGCACCGCTGAGCTGATTTTGGCGGAAATAAAAAAAGGCGACGGCTTGGTTACGCAAAAGGACCTCGACGGCTACCAGCCTAAATGGCGCGACCCGCTGCGCGGCACCTACCGGGGCTACGACGTGATTACGATGCCACCGCCCAGCAGCGGGGGGGTAGCGCTGCTGCAAATTCTGCAAATGCTGGAACCCCACGACTTGGCCAAGCTCGGCTACCACACGCCGGCCGCCGTGGCGCTTATTACGGAGGCCGAGCGCCGCGCCTACGCCGACCGCGCCACCTACCTCGGTGACCCTGACTTTGGCAAGGTGCCGGTGGTCCAGCTGTTGGAGAAATCTTATAATAAGCAGCGCAGCAGCACCCTGCGCCCCGACGGCCAGGCCACGCCCAGCGCCGACATCACGGCCGGCCCCGGCCTGCCGCGCTACGAAAGCGACCAGACCACCCACTACGACATCGTGGATGCCCAGGGCAACGCCGTGAGCTGCACCACTACCCTCAACGGGGCCTACGGCAGCAAAGTGGTGGTGGCCGGCGCGGGCTTTCTGCTTAATAATGAGATGGATGACTTCAGCTCGAAAGCTGGCGTGCCCAACATGTACGGCCTGGTGGGCGGCACCGCCAACGCCATCGCGCCCGGCAAGCGCATGCTCAGCAGCATGACGCCCACCATCCTGGCCAAAGGTGGCAAGCTGGCGCTCGTCACCGGCTCGCCGGGGGGTAGCACTATCATTACCACCGTGTTGCAAAGTATTTTGGCCGTGGTGGACTACGGGGCCAACGCCGAGCAGACGGCCGCCGCCCCGCGCCTGCATCACCAGTGGCTGCCCGACCAGCTCGACGTAGAAGCCGGCGCGCTTACGCCCGCCGCCGAGCAAACGCTTCAGCAAAAGGGCTTTAACCCCAAGCCGCGCAACGCCTGGGGCCGCCTCGACCTCATTCGGGTGCTGCCCAACGGGCAGCTCGAAGGCGGTGCCGACCCGCGCGGCGACGACGCGGCCGTGGGCTATTGA
- a CDS encoding 1,4-alpha-glucan branching protein encodes MSANTLAAAPAPTLALTQEDSWLQPYEPILLARQQRLADRLAAITKEYSSLSKFATAHQRLGLHYDTRRRGYVVREWAPGAESVSLVGDFNFWNREADYLQKDDATGIWEGFIADDTNGRRPAAGTRYKLHVTAHGQGKDRLPAYLRRAVQDEDSKDYSAQIWVPETPFKWTDQTFRIANATKGQPLIYEAHVGMAQEEGRVGTYREFADHILPRIQADGYNTIQLMAVLEHPYYGSFGYHVANFFAPSSRFGTPEDLKYLLNEAHQRGLAVLLDLVHSHAVKNEAEGLADFDGSGNLYFHQGERGNHPGWDSKLFDYGRPEVQQFLLSNLRYWLEEFHFDGFRFDGVTSMLYHHHGEGHAFGGYDSYFGPEADNDAILYLMLASTLVREVKKSALLIAEDMSGLPGLCRPIAEGGVGFDYRLAMGLPDFWIKNLKHQRDEDWDLGELWHQLTNRRAGEKTVAYAESHDQALVGDKTLSHWLYDAAIYTNMGVLDGDPRVARATALHKLMRLLTLSAGGEAYLNFMGNEFGHPEWVDFPRAGNDWSYHFARRQWSLADNPDLRFSQLLAFDHAMLQVARERQLLTKGPATLLNLDYENRVLTFERAGLVFVFSFNVSESFSDYGIPVPAAGRYRLLLSTDRPEFGGFARLDAKVIYDTFGGGGTAEAPRLRLYVPSRTALVLARG; translated from the coding sequence ATGTCTGCCAATACGCTCGCCGCCGCTCCCGCTCCCACGCTGGCCCTCACGCAGGAAGATTCCTGGCTCCAGCCCTACGAACCCATTTTGCTGGCCCGCCAGCAGCGCCTGGCCGACCGCCTGGCCGCCATCACCAAGGAATATAGTTCGCTGAGCAAATTTGCCACCGCTCACCAGCGGCTGGGCCTGCATTATGATACGCGCCGCCGCGGCTACGTGGTGCGCGAGTGGGCGCCCGGTGCCGAATCGGTGAGCCTGGTCGGCGACTTCAATTTCTGGAATCGGGAGGCCGATTATCTGCAAAAAGACGACGCGACGGGCATTTGGGAAGGCTTTATTGCGGATGATACCAACGGCCGCCGCCCCGCCGCCGGCACGCGCTACAAGCTGCACGTGACCGCCCACGGCCAGGGCAAGGACCGCCTGCCCGCCTACCTGCGCCGCGCCGTGCAAGATGAGGATTCTAAAGATTATTCGGCCCAAATCTGGGTGCCCGAAACCCCGTTTAAGTGGACCGACCAGACCTTTCGCATCGCCAACGCCACCAAGGGCCAGCCGCTCATCTACGAGGCGCACGTGGGCATGGCCCAGGAGGAGGGTAGGGTCGGCACCTACCGCGAGTTTGCCGACCACATTCTGCCGCGCATTCAGGCCGATGGCTACAATACCATCCAGCTGATGGCCGTGCTGGAGCATCCGTACTACGGCTCGTTTGGCTACCATGTGGCCAATTTTTTCGCGCCCAGCTCGCGCTTCGGCACGCCCGAGGACTTGAAATACCTCCTGAACGAGGCCCACCAGCGCGGCCTCGCGGTGCTGCTCGACCTAGTGCATTCGCACGCCGTGAAGAACGAGGCCGAGGGCCTGGCCGACTTCGACGGCTCGGGCAACCTGTATTTTCACCAGGGCGAGCGCGGCAACCACCCCGGCTGGGACAGCAAGCTGTTCGACTACGGCCGGCCCGAGGTGCAGCAATTTCTGCTCAGCAACCTGCGCTACTGGCTCGAAGAGTTTCATTTTGACGGGTTTAGGTTCGATGGCGTCACGTCCATGCTCTACCACCACCACGGCGAGGGCCACGCCTTTGGGGGCTACGACAGCTACTTCGGCCCCGAGGCCGACAACGACGCCATTCTGTACCTGATGCTGGCCAGCACGCTGGTGCGCGAGGTGAAAAAATCGGCCCTGCTCATCGCCGAAGACATGAGCGGCCTACCCGGCCTGTGCCGTCCCATCGCCGAGGGGGGGGTAGGGTTCGACTACCGCCTGGCGATGGGCCTGCCCGATTTCTGGATTAAAAACCTCAAGCACCAGCGCGATGAAGACTGGGACCTCGGCGAGCTGTGGCACCAGCTCACCAACCGCCGGGCGGGCGAAAAAACCGTGGCCTACGCCGAAAGCCACGACCAGGCGCTGGTAGGCGATAAAACGCTCAGCCACTGGCTCTATGACGCGGCTATCTACACCAACATGGGCGTGCTCGACGGCGACCCGCGGGTGGCCCGCGCCACGGCGCTGCACAAGCTCATGCGGCTGCTCACGCTCAGCGCGGGCGGCGAGGCCTACCTCAACTTTATGGGCAATGAGTTTGGCCACCCCGAATGGGTCGATTTTCCGCGCGCCGGCAACGACTGGAGCTACCACTTCGCCCGCCGCCAGTGGAGCCTGGCCGACAACCCCGACCTGCGCTTCTCACAGCTGCTGGCCTTCGACCACGCCATGCTGCAAGTGGCCCGCGAGCGCCAGCTGCTCACCAAAGGCCCCGCCACGCTGCTCAACCTCGATTATGAGAACCGCGTCCTCACCTTTGAGCGCGCCGGCCTGGTATTCGTGTTCAGCTTCAACGTGAGCGAAAGCTTTTCCGACTACGGTATTCCGGTGCCGGCCGCGGGCCGCTACCGCCTGCTGCTCAGCACCGACCGCCCCGAATTCGGCGGCTTCGCCCGGCTCGATGCAAAGGTGATTTACGACACCTTCGGCGGCGGCGGCACGGCCGAAGCGCCGCGCCTGCGCCTCTACGTGCCCAGCCGCACGGCCCTGGTGCTGGCGAGGGGGTAG
- a CDS encoding transposase yields MRRSSFSPTQLRELVLPLLSDSPEAFLFVDDSVQDKRYSRFIEVAKRQYSGAAHGLVTGICLVNLVHSSGEAGDFLPLDYRVYAPQQDALSKNEHFQAMFAHVVAEDKIQARTLLFDAWYSGSENLKRIHRAGWTFFTTLKSNRLVSANKETGYQALDAVDPPPGGWSTGLEVRLKQVPFAVRLFKLVAANGDIEWVVTNNFAFTLTQQLVEVTTRTRWQVEEFHRSFKQLTGAEKCQCRRAQAQRNHLACCYLAWVSLRQFARQTAQTLYQAHQQQWAPYLRQLLAKPLIPALIPTSA; encoded by the coding sequence TTGCGCCGCAGCTCGTTCTCACCCACGCAGTTGCGGGAGTTGGTGCTACCCTTGTTGAGTGACTCGCCCGAGGCCTTTTTGTTCGTCGACGACAGTGTGCAGGACAAGCGCTACAGCCGTTTTATCGAGGTGGCCAAGCGCCAGTACTCCGGCGCCGCCCACGGCTTGGTGACCGGCATCTGCTTGGTCAACCTGGTGCACAGCAGTGGGGAGGCCGGTGATTTTCTGCCCCTGGACTACCGCGTGTACGCCCCGCAGCAGGATGCGCTGAGCAAGAACGAGCATTTCCAGGCCATGTTCGCCCACGTGGTGGCCGAAGACAAAATCCAGGCCCGCACCCTCTTGTTCGATGCCTGGTACAGCGGCAGCGAGAACCTGAAGCGCATTCACCGCGCCGGTTGGACGTTTTTCACGACCCTGAAAAGCAACCGGTTGGTGAGTGCGAACAAGGAGACGGGCTATCAAGCCCTGGACGCAGTGGACCCGCCGCCGGGCGGGTGGAGCACGGGGTTGGAAGTGCGCTTAAAGCAGGTGCCGTTTGCGGTGCGTTTGTTCAAGCTGGTCGCCGCCAACGGCGACATTGAATGGGTCGTGACCAATAACTTCGCCTTCACCCTGACCCAGCAACTCGTCGAAGTCACGACCCGCACGCGCTGGCAGGTGGAAGAGTTTCACCGCAGCTTCAAGCAGCTCACCGGGGCTGAAAAATGCCAGTGCCGCCGTGCCCAGGCCCAGCGCAACCACTTGGCTTGTTGCTACCTGGCCTGGGTGTCCTTGCGCCAGTTTGCCCGCCAAACCGCCCAAACCCTGTACCAAGCCCATCAGCAGCAGTGGGCTCCTTATCTGCGCCAGTTGCTAGCCAAACCCCTCATTCCAGCGCTAATACCGACGAGTGCGTAA